A window of the Arachis duranensis cultivar V14167 chromosome 5, aradu.V14167.gnm2.J7QH, whole genome shotgun sequence genome harbors these coding sequences:
- the LOC107489980 gene encoding uncharacterized protein LOC107489980, whose translation MGNYISCTLAGPGSKNSRGIKVIFPSGEIQQFQEPIKAAELMLEMPSFFVVNTRSLQIGRRFSALNADEELEFSNVYVMIPMKKLNSAVSAADMGALLITANAAAKRASGGRKVRMIMPEYDADSRENDMRIMESPSQPKLNLDDIEEYSSPEVMHRLSLCRSKKPLLETIAEEPVCSR comes from the coding sequence ATGGGGAACTACATATCATGCACCTTAGCAGGACCAGGAAGCAAGAACTCGAGGGGCATAAAGGTAATTTTCCCAAGTGGGGAAATCCAGCAGTTCCAAGAACCAATCAAAGCAGCAGAGCTTATGCTTGAGATGCCAAGCTTCTTTGTTGTGAACACAAGATCTCTTCAGATTGGAAGAAGGTTCTCAGCACTGAATGCTGATGAAGAACTTGAGTTCAGCAATGTCTATGTAATGATTCCAATGAAGAAACTAAACTCAGCAGTCTCAGCAGCTGATATGGGTGCCTTGTTGATCACGGCAAACGCCGCGGCCAAAAGGGCATCCGGTGGTAGAAAGGTTAGGATGATCATGCCAGAGTATGATGCTGATTCGAGGGAGAATGATATGAGAATAATGGAATCACCATCACAACCAAAGTTGAATTTGGATGATATTGAAGAGTATTCTAGCCCTGAGGTTATGCACAGATTGTCCTTGTGCAGGTCAAAGAAGCCATTACTTGAAACCATAGCAGAAGAACCTGTGTGTTCAAGATGA